In the Corvus cornix cornix isolate S_Up_H32 chromosome 20, ASM73873v5, whole genome shotgun sequence genome, one interval contains:
- the NSFL1C gene encoding LOW QUALITY PROTEIN: NSFL1 cofactor p47 (The sequence of the model RefSeq protein was modified relative to this genomic sequence to represent the inferred CDS: inserted 1 base in 1 codon), giving the protein MADREEALREFVAVTGAEEERARFFLESAGWDLQIALASFYEDGGDEDILTLPQPTPSSISRGTGASDHRVTSFRDLVHAQEEDDEEEEGQRFYAGGSERSGXQIVGPPRKKSPNELVEDLFKGAKEHGAVAVDRTAKSGGETSKPKPFAGGGYRLGATPEEESAYVAGERRPNSSQDVHVVLKLWKSGFSLDSGELRSYQDPSNAQFLDDIRRGEVPAELRRLARGGQVNLDMEDHRDEDYVKPKSVFRAFTGEGQKLGSTAPQVMGTSSPAQQAENEAKASSAIVIDESEPVTNIQIRLADGGRLVQKFNHSHRIRDIRLFIVDARPAMAATSFVLMTTFPNKELTDENQTLKEANLLNAVIVQRLT; this is encoded by the exons ATGGCGGACAGGGAGGAGGCGCTGAGGGAGTTCGTGGCCGTGACCGGCGCCGAGGAGGAGCGAGCGCGATTCTTCCTCGAGTCAGCCGGCTGGGACCTCCAG ATTGCACTCGCCAGTTTCTATGAGGACGGGGGTGATGAGGACATCCtgacccttccccagcccacaCCCAGCTCCATATCCAGAGGCACTGGAGCCAG TGACCATCGAGTAACCTCGTTCAGAGACCTTGTGCATGCgcaggaggaggatgatgaagaggaggagggacaGCG GTTTTATGCCGGCGGCTCAGAGAGAAGTG AGCAGATCGTGGGTCCTCCGAGGAAGAAGAGCCCCAACGAGCTGGTGGAGGATCTGTTCAAGGGAGCCAAGGAACACGGTGCAGTGGCGGTCGATCGGACGGCCAAGAGCGGTGGTGAGACAAGCAAGCCAAAG CCTTTTGCAGGGGGAGGGTATCGCCTTGGGGCTACTCCAGAGGAGGAGTCGGCTTACgtggcaggagagaggagacCGAACTCTTCTCAGGAT gtgcatGTTGTACTGAAGCTCTGGAAGAGTGGATTTAGTCTGGATAGTGGAGAGCTGAGGAGCTACCAGGATCCGTCCAATGCCCAGTTCCTCGATGATATCCGCAGAGG GGAAGTCCCAGCTGAGCTGCGCAGGTTAGCACGGGGCGGACAGGTGAACCTGGACATGGAAGATCACCGTGATGAGGATTATGTGAAACCTAAAAGTGTCTTCAGAGCTTTTACTGGAGAAGGACAAAAGCTGGGCAG CACCGCGCCCCAGGTGATGGGCACCAGCTCGccagcccagcaggcagagaaCGAAGCCAAAGCCAGTTCTGCCATTGTGATCGATGAGTCGGAGCCCGTCACCAACATCCAGATCCGGCTCGCTGACGGTGGGCGCCTGGTCCAGAAGTTCAACCACAGTCACAG GATCCGTGACATCCGGCTCTTCATAGTAGATGCTCGGCCAGCGATGGCTGCCACCAGTTTCGTCCTCATGACCACCTTCCCCAATAAAGAGCTGACTGATGAGAACCAGACCCTGAAGGAAGCCAACCTGCTCAACGCCGTCATCGTTCAGCGGTTGACATAA
- the LOC104687696 gene encoding LOW QUALITY PROTEIN: signal-regulatory protein beta-1-like (The sequence of the model RefSeq protein was modified relative to this genomic sequence to represent the inferred CDS: deleted 1 base in 1 codon), with product MAPVMQELPLMCLMLLLLCRDPGVGAQLDQNFKLQQPQDKVLVTAGEMLTLNCTMSRLTPPGPVRWLKGLGSGNKTVYDQAGDSYPSVTRAVVGSDTDFTIHIRNIQPEDMGTYYCVKFARRVTGVLEVLQRGSGTEVSVQAKPSPPLVSGPEQRAMPGQSVPFTCTTGGFLPKEIGVKWFKNKDPMTAQPPQVTKEPVKSYNVSSTVMVTLQKDDVRSQLICEVQHSTLPAPLRGTYQLSRTLRVPPSVEVRAEPSPVEVNKTVTFTCHMKEFYPANMSVSWLENGIEIKVEKVSRPSELPRGLFELRRQVEVQATEEKNGSTITCMVVHNAQAPVNYSAVLWISNPAQGGLSKGSQMDTGASLLSSLGLLWVCILLEKGLLGGLLFFLFKRMKRRAQELLPYPAPSQSLPPRAGSQGLATASTVM from the exons ATGGCTCCAGTGATGCAGGAACTGCCTCTCATGTGCctgatgctgctcctgctctgcagagaccCGG GTGTGGGTGCCCAGCTGGATCAGAACTtcaagctgcagcagccccaggacaaGGTGCTGGTGACAGCGGGAGAGATGCTCACCCTGAACTGCACCATGTCCAGACTCACTCCACCGGGTCCTGTGAGGTGGCTGAAGGGCTTGGGCAGTGGGAACAAGACCGTCTATGACCAGGCAGGGGACTCC TACCCCAGTGTGACGAGAGCAGTGGTTGGGTCCGACACAGACTTCACCATCCACATCAGGAACATTCAGCCTGAGGACATGGGCACCTACTACTGCGTGAAGTTTGCCAGGAGAGTCACTGGTGTGCTGGAGGTGCTTCAGCGTGGAAGTGGCACAGAGGTGTCTGTGCAAG CCAAACCCAGCCCCCCGCTTGTGTCCGGGCCTGAGCAGAGAGCGATGCCGGGGCAGTCGGTGCCTTTCACCTGCACGACTGGAGGGTTCCTTCCCAAAGAAATTGGGGTGAAATGGTTCAAGAACAAGGACCCCATGACGGCTCAGCCGCCTCAGGTCACCAAAGAGCCGGTGAAATCCTACAACGTGTCCAGCACAGTGATGGTGACCCTGCAGAAGGATGACGTCCGCTCGCAGCTCATCTGTGAGGTGCAGCACTCCACGCTGCCGGCCCCGCTGCGTGGGACGTACCAGCTCAGCAGGACCCTGCGAG TTCCCCCCAGTGTCGAAGTGCGTGCTGAGCCGAGCCCCGTCGAGGTGAACAAGACCGTGACCTTCACCTGCCACATGAAGGAGTTTTACCCAGCAAACATGTCTGTTTCCTGGCTGGAGAACGGGATTGAGATAAAGGTGGAGAAGGTCTCCCGGCCATCGGAGCTGCCCCGGGGCTTGTTCGAGCTGAGACGCCAGGTGGAGGTGCAAGCGACAGAGGAGAAAAACGGGTCCACGATCACCTGTATGGTGGTGCACAATGCCCAGGCCCCTGTCAACTACTCAGCCGTCCTGTGGATCTCCAACCCGGCCCAGGGGGGACTGAGCAAGGGGTCCCAGATGGATACGG GTGCGAGCCTTCTGTCCAGCCTTGGCCTCCTGTGGGTTTGTATCCTCCTGGAGAAGGGGCTCCTCGGTggtctcctcttcttcctcttcaaaCGCATGAAGAGAAGAGCACAGGAGCTGTTGCCCTATCCTGCTCCGTCTCAGTCCCTGCCTCCTCGAGCCGGGTCCCAGGGCTTGGCCACCGCCAGCACTGTCATGTGA